In the Aquimarina spinulae genome, TACAGATGCAGAATACAAAGATCTTATCGAAGGTGTCACTGTAACCGAAGATGACAATTTCATTTTAACTCCAGAACATACTTTAACTTTTGGAGGGTCATACAAAATTCCCGTATCCTTTGGTAGTTTTACCCCAAGAATAGACGGCCATTATAAATCAAGAGTCGATTTTGAAGCTCAAAACAGTGATTATGTTTTTGATGATGGTCATACCGCATTAAATGCTTCTTTAAAATTTAATGCAAAAAAACACTGGGAACTTATCATCGGTGTCGAAAACTTAACAGATGAGCTATATCTAGTTGGAGGTGACGCTAATACCGCAATAGGCTACGAGAATGGGATCTATGCAAGACCTAGAAATTATTACGCCACTCTATCGTATTCTTTTTAAATACTTGGATAGTTAGCCCCTTTCCAGAGTTTAATCCTTTTTTGGATTAGACTCTGGATTATTTAATAATGTCGAGTTTGAAAATTCAAATACTATAAAATTTTATATCCAGAAAGGACCTAATACTATAAATTAATGAATTGGAATAAGCTTAGAAAAACTCTAGGGCCTGGAATTTTGTTTGCAAGTACCGCAATAGGCGTTTCTCATTTGGTTCAAAGCACACGTGCAGGAGCTAATTATGGTTTTACACTCTTAATTGTTATCATCATTACCAACATTTTAAAATTTCCTTTCTTTGAATATGGTGCCAGATATGCTAACGCAACAGGAGAGAGCCTTATAGATGGATACAAGAGGTTAGGTAAATTTGCTTTATGGATTTACTTTTTAGTTACTATATCATCTATGTTTTTTGTTACCGCTGCCGTAAGTTTAGTAACAGCTGGTTTTATGGATAACCTTTTTGAGGTATCTACACTTTGGCCTTCTTTCAAATTATTTCCTATTACACTCGTTTTTTTAGTATCCTTTGGCGTGCTGGCCTTTGGAAAGTTTAACGTACTAGATAGTATCATTAAAATAGTAGGATTCCTATTATTTATTTCTACTATAATTGCCTTTGTAATGACCCTTAGTAAGGGTCAAGCAATACAGATAAAAAGTTTTGTTCCTCCAGATATTTTTGATGATACAGGAATTTTATTTCTAATCGCATTAATGGGATGGATGCCAACAGCTTTGGATTTATCCACTTGGATCAGTCTATGGGCGATAGAAAAAATAAAATCGACAAAATATCATCCAACACTTAAAGAAGCATTATTCGATTTCAATCTAGGGTATTGGATCTCAGCTTTTCTAGCCATCTGCTTTTTGATTCTTGGAGCATATCTTGTATATGGAACCGGAAAAACACTTCCTAAAGATAGTGTAGGGTTTGCCGGCGATATAATTGAGTTATATACTACTACTATAGGAAATTGGAGTTACTTAATTATTGCTATTTCTTCTTTTTCAATTATGCTAGGAACAAGCTTAGGAGTCTTTGATGGGTATGCAAGAACACTACAACAGACTACAAAGTTAATATTCTCATCAAAAACCAATAACAATATAGTACAGAAACCCAGGCTACTATACCTTGGTTCGTTGTTTATTCTAGCCATAGGATCGTTCTCAATTACAGTTTTCTTTAGAGGGCAGTTTAAAGCTCTTATTGATCTGGCAACTACCATATCTTTCTTAATAGCTCCTCTAATCGCCCTTGCTAATTTTAAGTTAGTTAGTAAAAAATATATTAGCAAAGAAGCAACCCCAAAACCATTTATGAAATTGATTAGTTATCTCGGAATTTTATTTCTAACAGGTTTTGCTCTATTTTATTTCTATATTAAATTTTTAAAATAAATGCCTTGATCAGTTCTCTATATTATTTTTAAAACGATTTATCAATCTGTATTTTATATATTTTAAGAGAAGCACATAGAACCTTTACTTTATGATCAGAATCATAAAACTATAGCCCTTCCTTGAAATATCTTTGAATAACACTAAAAATAATTGTTATGTATTCGAAGTTATTAAAGGATTTTAAAGAAATGTATATGGCATATATTCCATTAATGATTATTCTTTCCAGTTGTTTAGGATCTGTTGCAGCAATGTACATTCTTATGCAGGAGAGATCTTTTTCGCAAGTCGTTCAATTATCTCTTTGCGTAATCATTTGTATGGCATTTAATGCATCTATTCTAGCTCAAATGAAAGCTAAATTTGTATTCAATCTATTAATTGCAAGTCTGGTAATTAATACTCTTTTAGTATTGCTAAACATCGCCTTTTATTAATATGAATAGGAAACTATGTGACTTCTTAGAACAAAAAAGCAAATGAAAGTGATTCCTAAAAATGATATCAGAAATAGAGATGACGTTGCAACGCTAGTTTCTATATTTTATAAAAAAATCAGAAAAGAAGAGCACTTAGGCCCTATTTTTAATCATATGATAAAAGATTGGGACAAACATTTAGATAGACTCACCGATTTTTGGGAAACCAACCTCTTATTTGTTCCAAAATTTAAAGGAAATCCAATTGAAGTTCATAAACAAGTAGATCGAACATTTAATCATAGCATTACAAATGTACATTTCTGGATATGGTTACAACTATGGATCACGACAATAGACGACCTTTTTGAAGGTGAACTCGCTACTTTAGCTAAAAATCGCGCCAGAAAAATGAGCACAACATTATTCGTAAAAATGTTTCAGGACAGACCTTCTCAAAAAATGGTCCCTAACAAATAATTTATACAAATTGATGCAATACCTGAGGTGTAATCGCACTATGCGAAGAATGATG is a window encoding:
- a CDS encoding NRAMP family divalent metal transporter, which gives rise to MNWNKLRKTLGPGILFASTAIGVSHLVQSTRAGANYGFTLLIVIIITNILKFPFFEYGARYANATGESLIDGYKRLGKFALWIYFLVTISSMFFVTAAVSLVTAGFMDNLFEVSTLWPSFKLFPITLVFLVSFGVLAFGKFNVLDSIIKIVGFLLFISTIIAFVMTLSKGQAIQIKSFVPPDIFDDTGILFLIALMGWMPTALDLSTWISLWAIEKIKSTKYHPTLKEALFDFNLGYWISAFLAICFLILGAYLVYGTGKTLPKDSVGFAGDIIELYTTTIGNWSYLIIAISSFSIMLGTSLGVFDGYARTLQQTTKLIFSSKTNNNIVQKPRLLYLGSLFILAIGSFSITVFFRGQFKALIDLATTISFLIAPLIALANFKLVSKKYISKEATPKPFMKLISYLGILFLTGFALFYFYIKFLK
- a CDS encoding group III truncated hemoglobin — translated: MKVIPKNDIRNRDDVATLVSIFYKKIRKEEHLGPIFNHMIKDWDKHLDRLTDFWETNLLFVPKFKGNPIEVHKQVDRTFNHSITNVHFWIWLQLWITTIDDLFEGELATLAKNRARKMSTTLFVKMFQDRPSQKMVPNK